tATAGTGCCTTTTCGATTCTTTTCAAACAAACAAAGTGTTAGTGTGTGTTTAATTTTACTGTAAAAATTGATGCTGATGCCAAACCTGATTCTGGTAAAAgtatatatgtttaattataGTCAGgtagaattgattttgttttcaaGTCTCAAGTTGATTATaagtaataaaaatgattttttatgttggttaaaattttcacattaaatatactttaaaagtacaaaaaaacttaacattaattatttacttcaaaattaattttaatttaatcaaattggttttattcaaaattaattatagattttcattttttttcctttcctagTTTGTCTTTTCTCTATCTGGACAAATTACTCATTAGgctagttttataaaaaaaaattattcttttatcaaagtaattctttaaaaaaacaaaattctcgTCATTACTTTATTAATTCCTTACAAGAATTAATACAACgacattttagaaaaaaaaaataaaaaataaaagaggagtACATGTACAACTCTGCAATGTGGGCTTGAGAAACGGATGCATGCTTGCATAGGTCTAGCTGAATTACTTTTTAGGGCATGCAAAGAAATCTATCATTTAGTGTGTGTTTTTttagaagagaaaataataaaaaaaaaatatttggattaaaataaagagaaagaaatgtgaaattaatgttattttttaaaaaaatattattaaataatattttttttcttcaaccaaACCACCTCTTACAGTATTCAACCAAACCACCTTTTAAAGTATATCTCTTTGATTATAttcgtttttataatttttaatacaaaaatagtATTAATTTTGGTTGTGTAACAAACAGCTATTGACTTGAcatttttttaccatttatCACATGTATTAAGTTAATGTAGAAAAGACTTACTTAATCTAAGAGACAtactttaaagactaaaaaaataaaaacgtaTTTTAACTATAATTATTAATCTCCATATAATGTTGTATTAATAGATAATTaagtatgaatatttttttacttttttacagAACAagtattaaacttttttaaggTGAATAATTATGTGAATATAGAAGTCTTGTaatattagttaattaaaaaatatgtttaatatagttattataaaataaacaaaattatttttctgtttttatgacattaactatatttattttaattaaatattttcatcccaaaatattcaaaagattTATAAAGTATTAGCTAGGAAGATATAATAAACgtaattggttaaaaaaatttggtACCGACCTTGGTGAAGCCAGGTATGGTGGCTGAAAGTGCAAGGAACCTCTCTGCGAGTTCTCgctttctcttctttctgtCGGTCTCGCCCATTCCAGAAAATGAACCTCCCTCTTCATCTTCACTACCAAATTCATCGTTGACCTCATCCTATGTACAAGAACAAGAGAGAGttaattagatatatatatatatatgctatatATACTATgatcatataatataatgtaGTGTTGGATTCAATTACCAGATAAGAATTATCGGAAGGCCAATTTTCCCCTGACTCCTCCATTATGAGACGGTTTATTTGGAGTATAATATATTTGTGCAAATTAAACAAGTGTGAGGAAGAAGAATGGATATATATGGATAAGAGGTGGGGTTACATGGAAAGCAACAAAGATAATAGAGGAAATTGAAACTCGATCGATCCAGTGCTCAGGAGTGAAGCAGTGCGGTGAATGAATCGAACctaaacataatatataaaaaaaatggcaaaGAATAACATAAGAGTGATCCATGACCATGATAAGGTGTTATATTTATCTATCTAATACTCGCCAAACATGCTATATGCATCTTCACGGTTCAATCTTTCCATTTTACACGTGTCGACCATCCAGCCACGTGCTGAGACTGAGAGCGTGGTTCGCGTGTTCCATGTTAGGACAatacttctatttttattattaaagaaaaagacaCTTAGGGCTAGTTTCGCCACTTTGACATCATCACCTACCGGTCATATATGTACGAGTATCCATCTATAT
This region of Glycine max cultivar Williams 82 chromosome 7, Glycine_max_v4.0, whole genome shotgun sequence genomic DNA includes:
- the LOC100804953 gene encoding uncharacterized protein LOC100804953 isoform 2 (isoform 2 is encoded by transcript variant 2), coding for MEESGENWPSDNSYLDEVNDEFGSEDEEGGSFSGMGETDRKKRKRELAERFLALSATIPGFTKMGEGYKMTVDELVKTLRVAIS